One genomic window of Haliotis asinina isolate JCU_RB_2024 chromosome 4, JCU_Hal_asi_v2, whole genome shotgun sequence includes the following:
- the LOC137281314 gene encoding pleckstrin homology domain-containing family B member 2-like yields MESFEIAKAGWLYRQSSILHRWKRNWFVLRTSGDLLYFESPDEPRAEERIVVRARVQRIKPGFECNNVTPPEGLSKGCLFALDMNGDELRLCAESSDDMKAWQIALEEARVMGQRSVDNPPPYPTIATNSSYAYPGQVLYSGVPGQTSHVVYNGALGQTVYQPGTVIRAPDGTTTTVVTNPGPNVVYVDDRCNRHGCDGTDVAMGVVAGAALGSMMYGPIIWW; encoded by the exons ATGGAGAGCTTTGAGATTGCCAAGGCTGGTTGGCTTTACAGACAAA GTTCAATCCTACATCGCTGGAAGAGGAACTGGTTTGTCCTCCGTACCAGTGGAGATCTCTTATACTTCGAGAGCCCCGACGAACCACGGGCAGAAGAGAGAATTGTCGTTAGAGCACGAGTGCAGAGGATTAAGCCTGGTTTTGAG TGCAACAATGTGACTCCCCCGGAAGGACTGTCCAAGGGATGCCTGTTTGCACTCGACATGAACGGTGATGAGCTTAGACTGTGTGCAGAGAGTTCCGACGACATGAA GGCGTGGCAGATTGCTCTCGAGGAAGCCCGTGTGATGGGACAGAGGAGCGTGGATAACCCACCCCCCTACCCCACGATAGCCACCAACTCCAGCTATGCTTACCCTGGTCAGGTATTATACAGTGGAGTGCCTGGTCAGACCTCACACGTCGTGTACAATGGAGCACTGGGGCAGACCGTCTACCAGCCTGGTACCGTCATCCGGGCACCTGATGGGACCACTACCACCG TTGTGACTAACCCGGGGCCCAACGTGGTATACGTCGATGACCGCTGTAACCGTCATGGTTGTGATGGAACTGACGTGGCGATGGGTGTTGTTGCTGGTGCAGCTCTCGGGTCCATGATGTACGGACCGATCATTTGGTGGTGA